Sequence from the Thalassoglobus sp. JC818 genome:
GCAACCGGCAGATGAGGCGTTTTGTCGGTGTATTTGTCGAGCAATCGCTTCGGAGGATTGTGTGGTGTGTGGGGCAGAAACGGAGCGTAATAGACGAAAAAAGGAGTCTCACTATCGACAGCTTCGTCGATGTAATTCAGGACCGGCTCCATCCCTTCGCGGCCAATCTTCAGTCCCAGATCGCCATGCCGTCCCCCTTTGGTTCGGTCTCCGTGGGTCATCCCCTGTGTGAATCCACCGCGTGAGAAATGACCTTCCCACCATTTTCCGGACTGGTGAGATGTGTACCCAAGATTCTCGTGAAGGTAATCAGCGAGTGTGGTCTCGTCATCAATGTGTTCGATGTACTGATTTCGAATTGGCAGATAACGAGGATCGGCAGTGATCGTTCGCTTTGATTCGCCTGCAAGTTCCGCTGGAGGAGGCGGATCGTTGCCGACGACACCGTGTTCATGCGGATAACGTCCCGTGACAATTGTCACCAGAGACGGTCGACACAAGCTGTCAGGCACATAGCCACGAGTAAAGGTGCGTGACTCTCGGGCGAGTTTGTCCAGATGAGGAGTTTGAATCGCTTCATGACCCATGAAGCCGTAGTCTCCCCACGCCTGGTCATCAGAAATGATCAGAACAACATTCGGCGGGGCGGACCAGGCTTGAACTGGAAACGCGAAAAGCAGCAGGGAGAGTAAGCCAAGGCAGCGAGGTACTGACATGTACAGTTCCTAGGAACAGGGAGAGTTGGAGAGTGAAAGACGTATCAACGATCGCTTCAGCATAGTTGAGCCGTCAGCTCAATCCAACAGTCCGACGCAGGAGAGCATCCCGGTTGGAAAACGAACCTTCACTCACGGGAGGTCTTCGTCTTCGACCTCTGGCAGAATCCGTGCAGCTTGTTCTTCGACGGCCACAATCCAGAAGATCAGCACGGTGAGAACGGCGCCGACGTCCGCTGCTCGGACGAGTGTTGCGGGATAACCGTCAATCCCGAATGCAACGGTGTGGCTGAACGCCGTCGCCAGTCCCCAAAGAACTGCGAATAGGGCGACCAGCCGGTTCCTCGAACTTAACAGCGCAACCGCGATCGCAACATCAACCGCGCCCACGATTGCCAATAAGTTCTGGGCCTGTTCACTCGCTAGCTCTCTTCCGAAGAAGTTCTGGGCTGTGAGGCTGATCAGGTCGACGAGGTTTCCACCCCGTTGAAATTCATAGAGCGCAAGCAGTCCCTGTCCGATGAACGTCGCTGCAATTGCAAAACGGAGTAACCCGATTGATGACAGGCAGACAGCCAGTCCCGGTTTCACTTTCGGAGGCCAGAAGTCCACCAGAAGCAACGCGGTCGGTAATATGTAGCGGACAGCCTGGATGGCTGGTTCGAGAGCGGAAACTGCACCGGTTCCCGTCACGACGGCAGCGACAGCCATTCCGGTCTGCCAACCTGCGAGCGGAAGCAGAACAAGCCAAATCGGTCGAACGAGAATCAGCAATCCGCTGACGATGAGGACGTAGGCAGTGACGTCGTTCACTTGTTGAATTCGATCGACATCCCAGTTTTTTGCCTGAGCAAGAAGGTTTGTCAGTACATAATCCGAGTGATGATGAATTCTTTGGGCAGCGTATCCCCAGCATTGCAACGCCAACGTCACTCGCAGCGTCGCCTGCACGAGTCGAATTCCTCGTGGTGACGGAGTTTCGAAGGGGTTGTCACTGACAGTCATGCTGTGGCCGCGAGTCCTTTCCGATCATCTGCCTCAAACTGGTGAGCCTTTCAGCAAGCGACGATTTGCCGCGAACGATTCCGTCGTCGATGGTGCAAAGTTCTCCGCCGAGTCTGATCACCAGCCGATCTGGCTGTACATTCGCATAAGTTTCGCTCCCCGCCGTGGGTTCAACTGAGAGATATGTGCGATCCGTCCGCGAAGGTGTTCCGCAAAGTTTACGATCTCTGCACGATTCTGTGATTGCGGGCCATGTTTGATGCAATTGTACAAAATCGCTTTCACCTGATCGAACTCTTTCCGCGAGACGTTCGGTTTCTCGTTGACTACGACTCCCGTCACGGTTTGACGTTGAGAGTTGCGAATCACTTTCAGCTTCCGACGATTCATCGAGAAACGTTCTTCACGGATGATCTTCTTTGTGAGCGGAATGAATTCGTTCAACGCGGGAATCGAAAGACCAGGGCCGGAAAACGTGAGGTCGTCTGCGTACCGCGTGTATCGAATTCGATAGGCATTCGCCATTCCAGCCAGTCGAATGTCGAGGCCGTATGCCGAAAGGTTGGCCAGTGCCGGGGAAGTGGGTGCCCCTTGAGGCAAATGATGAGCGGTGTAAGTCACATATTCGTGGGCAGCGACTGGAGACTTGAGGCTCCACGGCAGGGCAGAGACGCTCAGGCGGGCTAACCACAAACTGACTTCCCGACTGAATCCGAGACTTCGGTAAATTGCGACGACGCGCGAGTACTTCACCGACGGATAGAAGTCTTCGAGATCCATCTTCAAAATGAATTTGCTTCCGGTATGCGGGGTGGCATTCGAAACAATGGACCGCCCCGGCACGAAACCATGAGCGGATGAGTGGGCAGGTACGGAGTCGAGAATCCCGCGAAGAATTTTCGTCTGGACTTCTTTGAGTTTCGACTTGGGGGCTTCAATGAGCCTCCAACCTTCGGAACGCTTCGCGATCCAACTATAGTGATAGTGACTGTCGTGCGCGTCTGTCGGACGATGTCCTTCGCGAAAACGATGTGTCAGCCATGCGAGGGTGCCCGTCGTCACGCCCAACCAGTCGGCGAGATCGTCCGGTGTTTTCAGACGAGGGAGTCCGTAATACTCGAGCCAGCGTTCATCGCTGTCGCGGCTGAGGTCCAGAAACTCGCCAGTTCTGGGGGCAGGGACGGCAAACCGATACGGCTTTTCGGAGACGATCTCGCGATCCGGTGGAGTCGGAACTGTGCTCGGGACATAATCCAAAGCCCGAAGATGCACATCCGGTCGAGGCTCATTGTTGCTGGGCCGCGGCTTCGGCTCTCGTTTTTCGACCGGCTCCGAAGCTTGCGGAGGAGCAGTCTGCGGAGCGGGAGCCTCGACGACAGTTTGTGTGGATTGTGTGGATTCCGCGCGACCGAACCCGAAGATTTTCCGGAGGAAATCGAACCATCCCATGCTTCAATTCAATCCTGCGTGCGGCCGATTCGGATTCTGTGAGTGATCCTTCGAAGACGTATCGAAACGATCAGGTTCTCTAAAGAGGAAAGATGGTCTGTTGGCCGCACAACGCATCCTGTGGCGAAGGTTCTGAACGCAAACTTGCTTGGCGTTGAGAACCTTCATCCATCGAATAGGGAACAACGCTTCTCCCGCGGGGTAACCCCGCAGTGTCCAACGGACAAGGCTTGTGCGACCATCAGACCATCAAAGTTGTATGGGATTATGGTGAGACGAGTTAGAGTGCGTCAACACCGGAGTCAACGTGGACGAATATAGATACGCGAAGTTTTCCGGCTCACCTTGATGATCGTAGTGGACAAAATGTCGCTGTTGTCGTTTTTCAGGTCGACGCGTAGAATGGCCGATAAGGGATTCTGCGGGGCAGACGGAGCCAACCATTTCCCCAAATGGGAACGAACAGGTGCCTTTCATTGAAACAGATCGTCAGATTCTAACGCGGTGTCTCGAACGGGAAGCGGGTGCGTGGGAGGAATTTGTTGATCGTTTTCTGGGAACGTTCGTGCATGTCATCTCTCATACCGCTCACGCTCGAAGTGTCCGGTTAACGCAAGATGACATCGACGATTTGTGCTCCGAAATCTTTCTCACGCTCCTCAAGAACGAATTCGCTGTTCTTCGACACTTTCGCGGAAAGTCTTCGCTCGCTTCTTATCTCGTCGTCGTCTCCCGACGAATCGTTGTCAAATCGCTGGTCAAGAGGAAGCAGCTCGAGGCCATGGGGCATGTGAATGCTCATCAGTCCTCTCTCGATCAGGGCGGAGCAGACCATGTTCAACGGCTCTCCGATTCTGAAGAAGTTCGAGTCTTAATCGCGCAGCTACCATCGTCGGAAGCGAGCATTGTCAGGCTTTACCACATCGACGGAAAAACGTACCGCGAAATCAGCAACGAGTTGGGAATCCCCGAGAATTCCGTCGGGCCAACACTTCACCGGGCACGCGAACGGATGAAACAGCTTAAAGTCGCCAGCGACTCCTGAGTCAGGATTCCTCTGCGGTCATTGTCGACATCACGAACTCGCCGAATCGCATTGCGATACGAAATCGAGGCCGATTTGCTGGCTCCATTCTTTCTGGATCCGGAGTGTCACAGGTCCCGGAATTGACGAAAAACACTCCACCGAATTGACTGCCCGGACCGGGACGAGGCAATACGTCGACGAAGTCACAAATGCTTCATCAGCGTCGGTCAAATCAGCTGGGCTAAGTTCCTCGAATGAGAATTCCAAACCCAAGCGGCCGCAAAGCTCGACGACAACTTGCTGGCTAATGCCGTTCAACGTCTGTTCCTTGGGGGGACTTTTGAGTTGATTATCCCGCACCACAAACAGGTTTCCGCTACTGGTTTCGGTGAGTTTTCCTCCGAGATTCAGTAGCAATGCCACCGCTTGGGGATCGACTTTGCGTGCTGCTTGGTCTGCGAGCATCCAATGCAACCGGCTCCGCATTTTGATGCGAGGATCGAGGCACTCGATCGGGATTTGCCGTCGATCGGGGATCACCAGGTGAATTCCATCTCGATGCCAGCTTCCCCATTTCTTGAGAGGAAGCGGCGCTGAGTAAACACAAACGGTCGGATGACTGCTCGCGATCATCTCGTTGGCATCTCCAATCGCCTGTCCGGCTGTGACAAAGACGACGATTGATAAGTCAGACTCTGTCGGAATCAAGCGGGTATTCGTCTCGGCGATGTGCTGAATGACATCGCCAGTCGAAGAGAGGGACTCTGGAATTGGAAACTCTGCGAGTCGCAGTGATTCTTGCATGCGGAGCAGATGCTCTCGGACGAGATAGGGGACGTGTCTCACAGTCCGCAGGCGTTCCGTGACCGTCGCTCCCTGCATGACTCCGAGGTCATAGATGGGAAGCTTGGCATCTGCGAACGGAATCACTTCTCCGTCGAGGTAGCAGATCGGGGTTTGTCCTTGCATTGGCGAACGAGGGTGAGATACTTGAGCGAGTGAAAATGATGACCCGGAAAGTGTACTCAATTCACCCGTTGATCGGCGATGAGTCCCAAAGAGTTCTCAGGCAACAGCAACTCGCTCAAACGTTGTCCTTTGCAGCTTCAGCACTGATCGCGAATTGAGCTCCAAAACAAATGGTAAAATTGATGACAGTCGTACTTGTCCGCTTTGGCGCAGTTCCTGAAGTTGCCCGGGCTGCCGTTCCGGACTCTCTGTCCGTATCGCGAGGGGACGTTGTCATTCTCCGGACTCATCGCGGTGAGGAAATTGGGACTGCTCTCGAGTTCGTCCGTCCTCCTGTTGAGCCGAATCAGGAGTTTCCCGAGCCGGAATTTGAAGTCATCCGGTTGGCGAACGAAGATGATCAGCAGTCAAAACTTGAATCACAACGTCAAATTGAACAAGAGTTTGCAGACTGGCACCAGCGGATTAGCGACTGGGATCTCGATCTCCAGCTGATTGAAATGGAACGCATTCTCGATAGCGGCAAGCTGGTTCTGTACGTTCTGAATGAGCGAGGTCCGGAGTGTACGAAACTCGCGCTGCAAGCTGCCGCAGCTGGTTTGGGGATCATCGAAGTTCAACCGGTCGGCAGTGATGGCCCAGTAGCATTGCCAGCTCCATCCGGAGGCGGGTGCGGTTCGTGCGGATGTCACTAAATCGTGTCGCGCTCTGTTTCTTGTTTTTTTGCGAGAACCGCTAAAGACGGAATCACCGATCTCATTCAAGGTGACAACGCTCGATGAATTCTCAATTGTCCACCAGTGATTCTGTTCCGGGCAACCAGCAATCCGAGTTGACGGAACGCGATTCCAAGGAACTCATCCCGGCAGACAAGAGTCTGTGGTCGCGATGTCGCGAGGCACTTTCCTGGAGTGCGTCGTTCATCCTGATTTTGATGGTCAAGCTTTATCAGGTGACGCTGGGGCCGTTTCTGGGTGGGCGGTGTCGCTTCTATCCCTCTTGCAGCAACTATTTTATCCAAGCTGTTCGAAAACACGGACCAATCAAAGGGGCGTGGAAAGGGTTGTATCGATTATGTCGATGCCATCCCTTCTGCGAAGGCGGATACGACCCCCCTTAACCCTCGGCATGAATTGCTCATATAATCGGTACAGTCGCTGTCAGGAACGTCGAAGAAGAATCACTCTGTGAAACTCCGGGACTTCTGTCTCCACATTTGTCAGCGAATGCCGAAACTGAAACAACTGGCAGAAGATATGTTGACCTGAGAGTTCGTGTTTTGAATTCGAGATGAACTCGTGAGAATTTTCCCTTGCGAGCGGACTGTCGAATCAAGAGACTTATATTTGAGTTTTCAGACAGCACATCCTTTGTCGATCATGTCCATACAATTTGCCGACACGCGGTTTGAAGAGACCACGGACGACTGAGATTTCTTCTCCTCTTCTTTCCATTCTCGAATTTTTGGTTCCTGATGTTCCGAGAATTGTCGAGGATGATTCGCGTCAGTCTCTCAACGTTGGATTCACTCCAGAATGACCTCGTTCAGCAAAATCCTTGCAGTTTTTGTGACAGTCGCCAGTCTGGGATTTGTCGGATTTGCCATCGCAGCAACTTTCGGCGGACCGGACTGGTCGGGTGTGATGTCCGAAAAGTATTTCGATGCCTACGAGATCACGCGTTCGCCCAGTGCAGACCGTGCCTGGCAGGCTGTTCGCGGAAGTGATCAAGGTCAAGTCGCCAGCTCAAAAGTGCTGCCGGAAGTTTTGACCAAGATCATGGACGAAGTCTATCAGAAGCAGCAGCAGGAATTGCAGAACCTTCAACAGCGGGAACCTGCTCTTCGCGAGAAGATCGCTGCACTGCAGAAATTGAATGAAATGGATGACGCAGCTCTGACTGCTTATGTAGATCAGCTGCGAGCTCGACTGACAGCCATCAACGCCGAATTCGACGAGTTGTCGAACAAAGTGACGGGGATGTCTGTTGATTCGAGCAAATTAGAAACTCAAGTTCAGGCCCGACGCGACGACGTGGTTCGGCTTGGGCAGCAGGTCAGGGAAGTTGAAGCGGACATGTTCCGCCTGCGGGAAGTGCTCGGACAGCTCCGAGATACCGATTATCAGTTGCAGGAGCAGCTTGATCGGGCGAAAGAACGTCAAAAACTATTGGAAGAATACAATCCGGCTCCGGTCAACTAATTGAACCAGAGTTCGGTGTCAGTGAAGCTTTCCACGATCACGCTGGAGTTCGTTCATGTCATACGTCGGTAAAATCCTTGTCGTTGTGCAAGTGGTTCTCAGCATCCTGTTTATGGCCTTCGCCGGTGCTGTCTATTCCATGCATCAGAACTGGAAGGGGCAGTATGAAGCAGTTCAATCTGAACTCGCTCTACAGCGTCAGTCGACAACGGATGCTCAGGGACAGTTAACGGTTGCCAAGACCGAATTCGAAACTCAACTGACAGCCGCTGAAGAACGGGCTGGCCGTCTCGCTGCCCAGCAGCAGGCGATGGAAATGCAGATCAAGAATCTGACAGAAGAAAGTAACCGTCGTGAAGCTCTGAGAGCTGAGCAGACTGGTCTCGCCGAAGCGAAAGCTGCCGAAGCACGATTCCGCCAGCAAGAAGCTGAGAAGCAACGCATCGAGAACGAAAAACTCCGCGTCGCACTCGACAAGTCCGTCGCTGACAATCGTGATCTTCGAGACGAAAAATTCACTCTCGAAACAAACCTCGCTGAGTTGAAGACCAACTACAACCGACAGCTGGAAAAAGTTGGATACCTCGAACGAGTTGTCGCTGCCAACGGTTTGGAAACTGATCCAGACGTTGTCGAAAAGCTGAAACTTCCACCGCCACCAGTTGAAGGACTCGTCCGCGATGTTCGTAAGAATCGCGCCAACCGAGTGCAATACGTTTCGATGTCGATCGGTTCAGACGATGGCCTCATCGTCGGACATGAACTGGATGTCGTTCGATTGAAATCCGACGAAGCGAATTCCGAATGGCTCGGCCGCGTTCGAGTCGTCGATGTCGCTCCAGACAGTGCAGTGGGCGAAGTCGTTCTCCCTGCGAAGAACGGGATTATTCAGAAAGGCGACAACGTCACCTCTCGCCTCGGAACTTAAGTCTGCGAAGACTGAGTGATCATTGAAATATTCGGGGACGCTTCTCAGTTCCCTTTTGACAAACCCACAACGTGACAGACATTCTCAGCATCTCAGCGAGAGCGAATCGCTGGGAGTCAGACAGGGAGAGAAACTATGGCGAAAGAAGATCCAGCACCAGATGTCTATGTTGGCCTGCTGTTCGTGGCAGTCGCTTCGCTCATCACGGGATGTATTTTCCTCGTGCTTGAGCTCAACAGCTACGGCTGGCAGTTCAACTAATCGGGCAGTGTTCACCTGCAAGTGAATTTGCGGCGATTTCAATAAACGTCCGGAGCGAATGTAAACTTCGCTGCGGACGTTTTCTTTACGTTACGGCTTCTCTTCAATTCCGCAAGCACACACCATCGCTCCGCAGCCCGGACAGCCGTTTCCGTACTTCTCACGAACGGCATCCTGCAGGTCAATATTGGCGACATTGGCAATCGTCGCGAGCCAGGCCAGCACGTCGGCAAACTCACGGGCGATCTCTTCTTGCGTTCCTTCGCGGAGCGCTCCGGCCAGTTCGCCGACCTCCTCTAGAAGCCACATGAACGTGCCATCAATCCCTCGTTGCTCATCTTTCGATGAATACATCACTTGAATGAGGTCTTGAAGTTCTCGAAGAGTCATTGGCGAATCGCTGTTGGAGATGGGGTGTTGGAAACGGGAGTTGGAGCGGGCATTAAGAAGCAGTGCGAAGTCAAACGCGACTAGAACATTTTCTGATTGAGTTTGCACTTTCTCGCACGAGCAAGCTCAGCGTTTTGTCTGATGAAACATCGCAAGCGAGTGAGCTGGAAAGAGCAACTTGCTCTAGAATTCGGCGTTCTTTGGAGTTCGTGGAAACGGGATCACGTCGCGGATGTTCTGCATCCCCGTGAGTAGGAGGATCGCTCTTTCGAGACCGAGGCCGAATCCGCTATGCGGCACCGAACCAAAGCGTCGCAGGTCGAGATACCACCAATATTCTTCCGCGTCGAGCCCACATTCAACGAGCCGTTTTTCGAGAACGTCGAGGCGGTGTTCACGCTGACTGCCGCCGATAATTTCCCCGACTCGCGGAACGAGAACGTCCATCGCCCGCACGGTTTTTTCATCTTCATTGCAGTACATGTAGAACGGCTTGATCGTCCGGGGATAGTCGTAGACGATCAACGGTTGTCCGAAGTGTTCCTCTGTCAGCCAACGTTCATGTTCTGCCTGCAGGTTGGTTCCCCATGACACGGGGTATTCCCAGTCTTTTCCGGAAGCAAGCAGAAGATCGACAGCTTCAGTGTACGAGATCCTTCGGAAGTCGTTGTCGAGGATATTCCGAAGCGTGGTCATGATCTCATTGTCGATTCGTTCGTTGAAGAACGCCATGTCTTCAGCACACTCGTCGACGCACTTCTGCACCAGTGTTTTGATGAACTCCTCAGCGAGTTGCATATTGTCTTCGAGTTCGAAGAACGGAACCTCTGGTTCGATCATCCAGAACTCAGACAGATGCCGCGTCGTGTTGGAGTTCTCTGCTCGAAACGTCGGGCTGAATGTATAAACAGGGCCGACAGAGCAAGCGTAGATCTCCGCTTCGAGCTGACCGGAAACCGTGAGTGACGCCTTCTTTCCGAAGAAGTCTTCGCTGTAGTCTCCCTTCGAACTGGCAATCTGATCCAGCGTGGTGACCGTGAACATTTCCCCGGCGCCTTCACAGTCACTGGTCGTGATGATCGGCGTGTGAACGTAAAGGAATCCGCGATCCTGGAAGAAGTCGTGGATTGTTCTGCACACGCAATTGCGAACCCGGGCGATGGCACCGAAGGTGTTCGTTCGAGGTCGCAGATGGGCGATTTCACGAAGATACTCGAAGCTGTGACGTTTCTTCTGAAGCGGATAGGTGTCACCGTCAGCTTTGCCGAGAAGCGTGAATTCGCTCGCGTGCAGTTCAACGCGCTGCTTCGAACCGGGTGACTCTTTGAGTTCTCCACGAACCTCAATGCTGGCGCCGGTCCCTGCTTCCTTAATGTGCTCCTCGTAACCGGGCACGCTGGCGTCGATCACGATTTGCAGGTTGGACATGCACGACCCGTCGTTCAGTTCGATGAACGAAAAGCCGTTCTTCGAATCACGTCGGGTTCTCACCCAACCTGAAGCAACGACTTGTGATCCAGGGTCGATCTCGTACAGTAAACTGGCAATGCGGTGGGATGGACGCGCCATTGATTCAGGACCTTCCTCCATGGGGATGAATGCCGGTATCCTATTCAATACAAGCGATTCAGTCACCAAACTCTTGAGTGGATACTTGACTGCTTTGTCTGTTTTTTCCTTCCGTTCGCGTCTTCGTTGTCGCGAACACCACCTTCCCCGCAATCTGGTTTGGAAAATTCCATGTCTCAAGCTGTTTCTCGTCGAGAGCAATTTCCGAGATGGACTTCGCGAACTCGTACGAACAAGCAAAACAAAAGCCCTGACAAACAGCCCAAACCGCGACACAGGCAGGTGTCACGATCGTTGCTTGCTGGAAGTATCTTGCTCCTTCTGTTCAGCGGATCGATTCTGCACGGACAGAACGTTGAGAAATCGAGGGATCAATACAAAGACGATCTCGCGGGAAACGAGGACGTCGAGCGTGTGATTCGATCTTTCGAAGGTCGCGGCGAAGTTGGAGATGACAGCCAGCCGACACCAGCCACCGTCGCTGTCGAGCAGTTTCAGTTGGATGAAGGGCTCGCGATTGATCTTGTCGCATCCGAACCAGAGATTGAGCAGCCACTCTCGCTTCACTTTGATGACCGCGGAAGACTGTGGGTTGTGGAATATCGACAGTATCCATTCCCCGAAGGGCTCAAGGTCATCCGCTACGACCAGCATCTGCGGGCCGTCTTCGACAAAGTCCCAGCTGCGCCTCCGAACCACGTTCGAGGCCGCGATCGCATTTCTCTTCTTGAAGATAGCGATGCCGATGGAGTTTACGACTCGCATCGCGTGGTGATCGACGGACTCAACATCGCCTCGTCAGTGTTGACAGGACATGGTGGAATTTGGGTGCTGAATCCCCCCTATCTCTTGTTTTATCCGGATGCCGATGGAGATGCCGTTCCCGATGGTGATCCGGTTGTGCATCTTTCCGGGTTTGGTTTGGAAGATACACACTCCGTCGCCAACAGTTTGAATTGGGGACCGGACGGGTGGATCTACGCAGCGAATGGATCGACGACGACAGGCAAAGTGACTTCCAGAGCAGGGTCAAACGTGCAGTGGGAAGGCCAGAATATCTGGCGATACAATCCCAAGACTCAGGTCTTCGAGATCTATGCGGAAGGGGGCGGAAACACCTTCTCGACAGAAATTGACTCGGTCGGTCGAGTCTTTTCCGGCACCAATCACGGCAATACGCGCGGCATGTATTATCC
This genomic interval carries:
- the yidD gene encoding membrane protein insertion efficiency factor YidD; translated protein: MNSQLSTSDSVPGNQQSELTERDSKELIPADKSLWSRCREALSWSASFILILMVKLYQVTLGPFLGGRCRFYPSCSNYFIQAVRKHGPIKGAWKGLYRLCRCHPFCEGGYDPP
- a CDS encoding sulfatase, encoding MSVPRCLGLLSLLLFAFPVQAWSAPPNVVLIISDDQAWGDYGFMGHEAIQTPHLDKLARESRTFTRGYVPDSLCRPSLVTIVTGRYPHEHGVVGNDPPPPAELAGESKRTITADPRYLPIRNQYIEHIDDETTLADYLHENLGYTSHQSGKWWEGHFSRGGFTQGMTHGDRTKGGRHGDLGLKIGREGMEPVLNYIDEAVDSETPFFVYYAPFLPHTPHNPPKRLLDKYTDKTPHLPVAKYWAMCEWFDETCGELLNHLEEKKVADNTIVLYVTDNGWINETERSAYAPRSKRSQYEGGIRTPIMIRWRDKVTPKMDTTHLASSIDLVPTVLSAVGIDVPKSLDGIDLLDEKAVEERDAIFGEILEHDIRHMTDPVASLRYRWIIEGDWKLIVPHKPVETDGKTELFNLADDPHEEHNLAKDNPELVKRLRRRINRWWKVNSQAAATQGS
- a CDS encoding aminotransferase class IV produces the protein MQGQTPICYLDGEVIPFADAKLPIYDLGVMQGATVTERLRTVRHVPYLVREHLLRMQESLRLAEFPIPESLSSTGDVIQHIAETNTRLIPTESDLSIVVFVTAGQAIGDANEMIASSHPTVCVYSAPLPLKKWGSWHRDGIHLVIPDRRQIPIECLDPRIKMRSRLHWMLADQAARKVDPQAVALLLNLGGKLTETSSGNLFVVRDNQLKSPPKEQTLNGISQQVVVELCGRLGLEFSFEELSPADLTDADEAFVTSSTYCLVPVRAVNSVECFSSIPGPVTLRIQKEWSQQIGLDFVSQCDSASS
- a CDS encoding reverse transcriptase domain-containing protein, whose translation is MGWFDFLRKIFGFGRAESTQSTQTVVEAPAPQTAPPQASEPVEKREPKPRPSNNEPRPDVHLRALDYVPSTVPTPPDREIVSEKPYRFAVPAPRTGEFLDLSRDSDERWLEYYGLPRLKTPDDLADWLGVTTGTLAWLTHRFREGHRPTDAHDSHYHYSWIAKRSEGWRLIEAPKSKLKEVQTKILRGILDSVPAHSSAHGFVPGRSIVSNATPHTGSKFILKMDLEDFYPSVKYSRVVAIYRSLGFSREVSLWLARLSVSALPWSLKSPVAAHEYVTYTAHHLPQGAPTSPALANLSAYGLDIRLAGMANAYRIRYTRYADDLTFSGPGLSIPALNEFIPLTKKIIREERFSMNRRKLKVIRNSQRQTVTGVVVNEKPNVSRKEFDQVKAILYNCIKHGPQSQNRAEIVNFAEHLRGRIAHISQLNPRRGAKLMRMYSQIGW
- a CDS encoding sigma-70 family RNA polymerase sigma factor; the protein is MPFIETDRQILTRCLEREAGAWEEFVDRFLGTFVHVISHTAHARSVRLTQDDIDDLCSEIFLTLLKNEFAVLRHFRGKSSLASYLVVVSRRIVVKSLVKRKQLEAMGHVNAHQSSLDQGGADHVQRLSDSEEVRVLIAQLPSSEASIVRLYHIDGKTYREISNELGIPENSVGPTLHRARERMKQLKVASDS
- a CDS encoding MazG nucleotide pyrophosphohydrolase domain-containing protein, with the protein product MTLRELQDLIQVMYSSKDEQRGIDGTFMWLLEEVGELAGALREGTQEEIAREFADVLAWLATIANVANIDLQDAVREKYGNGCPGCGAMVCACGIEEKP
- the asnS gene encoding asparagine--tRNA ligase, translating into MARPSHRIASLLYEIDPGSQVVASGWVRTRRDSKNGFSFIELNDGSCMSNLQIVIDASVPGYEEHIKEAGTGASIEVRGELKESPGSKQRVELHASEFTLLGKADGDTYPLQKKRHSFEYLREIAHLRPRTNTFGAIARVRNCVCRTIHDFFQDRGFLYVHTPIITTSDCEGAGEMFTVTTLDQIASSKGDYSEDFFGKKASLTVSGQLEAEIYACSVGPVYTFSPTFRAENSNTTRHLSEFWMIEPEVPFFELEDNMQLAEEFIKTLVQKCVDECAEDMAFFNERIDNEIMTTLRNILDNDFRRISYTEAVDLLLASGKDWEYPVSWGTNLQAEHERWLTEEHFGQPLIVYDYPRTIKPFYMYCNEDEKTVRAMDVLVPRVGEIIGGSQREHRLDVLEKRLVECGLDAEEYWWYLDLRRFGSVPHSGFGLGLERAILLLTGMQNIRDVIPFPRTPKNAEF